The genomic region AAATGATTTACCTTTTTTAAAAGCGTAAATCATTTTTCATatggataattttatttttatataaaaattaacttacgTAGAAAACCCATTAAACTTACGTAGGAATAGTGACGAACTTGTTTCTTCTTCACCGTACCAAAACAATATATACACACATGGCAATACAATCAATATTTTGTGTCAGCACTTTAGTATTTTGTTTGGTTTTAATGGAGGAGTGACTAAAACAAGAATAGTTCTTAACGACAatgttaaaattgacaaaaaataaataaatttgaagTGATCAAAACAGAAACGTAATAATTTTAGAGTGACTATCTGAATAGTTTatccaaattattattatttcttaaccctgtaatataattataaattgaACATGTTAGTAAAATTAGGGTTAACAATTTACCCTAAATTTGATAATTGTACATTTTTTAGACTTTACTAATGGAAACTGTTAACTAAGTATTTTTTAGCTACCAGATTGACATTGTTAatttttgtgtgctcgatttATTAAATAACAAcacatattttaaaaattcaaaaatatattttaaaagaatttaaaattaagaattcattcttttattttgatttcacatacataataaattttgataaatattgaatTTGGAGATtcaattgtgtttatttttacgTACATTCTTAataatttataacttttataatttcaaaaatatataaaaaatgtaaTAGTTAAAAAGTTTCAtatctttttaaaaattttagattatCTTCATTTTTGGCTTTTTTTCTTATACTCTTAGAATTTGTTGCGCGGAAGCGtgtaaaagagtaaaattattgtactaaaaaatcacactaagttcaattcccaggaaagagaggaggATCACGAGAATCACTTAAGTACcaggtctttcctagccagaatatccctctatcgtaatttaatagcacaataaatcactacaatcacactcacaaaatatgcaaaaataaataataaagaacaccagaattttaacgaggttcggcaaattttgcctacgtcctcgggcactaccaaatatatttcactctaaaaatacaagtgaaatttacaaatagggagagagaatAATGCTTTAAGTAGAGAATAACAAATATGGGATGAagaaaatgagaaatggttaggcctatttatagttgaggttcaagggccAACTTGcaaagtccctatacaattagggaccaaaatttcAAACCAAATTTCGGTGCCATAAATTCTCTTATTTTCGGGCAATTATTCCATGCCAAATTTCAAACCAAATTTCGGTGCCATAAATTCTCTTATTTTTGGTTCCAACTTTCTAACACTCATATATTTGACTTTTCAAAGATATGGGTAGCTTCTAATAATCTCCACCTttaagatttgattaggataatcttatcttcacacaattctttctgcctttgacaacaatacttgatagtgccttcttcaattgttaaacttgcaggatattgatcaagttcaaacaatgttagaacttgattgttgttactaccttggtcatcatatctgcgggactatctgcagtcttgatcttctgaagacaaATTTTCCCCTCATCAATAATTTCTCACACAAAATGGAATCGTTCGTCGATATGCTTTGTacgtgcatgatagacttgattctttactaaatgaatagcactttaactatcacaatacacgttaatatgctcctGAACCAATCCCAAGATTttagccataccttgtaaccaaatagcttcttttaCAGCCTCTGTTACAGACATGTATTCGGCTTCTGTGGTTGACAATGCAACTGTAGACTGTagtgtagacttccaacttattggtcctccagcaagtgtaaacacataaccggtggttgatcttcgtttgtccaaatcaccggcatagtcagaatcaacgtacccaataacacttttaccaagtgtattatcctgCTTGAACAGTAATCCAACATCCACGGTCTTCTGAATATTccatagaatccatttcacagcttgccaataTCCTTTTCCTGgattatgcatatacctgcttactatactaactgcctgtgaaatgtcgggtcttgtacacaccattgcatacatcaagctacccactacattagaatacggaacttgcaacatgtattctcgtttcatattcgtcgaaggagataattgtgcagaaagcttgaaatgagaagccaatggggtacttacaggttttgtATGCTCATTCATGCCAAACTGCTCTAGTACATTCTTCAAATACTGCTTCTGAGACAAGCAAACTCTATTATAagctctatctctccatatttccatgccgagaatcttcttagcttcacctagatctttcatctcaaactcgagattgagttgagtcttcaatctttcaatctcaactttgctcttagatgctattagcatatcatcaacatataagagcaagtatatgaaagttccttcttgtagcttctgaaaatacacgcaatgatcaaatttacttcttgtgtacctttgccctttcatgaactgatcaaatcgcttgtaccactgcctcggagattgcttcaatccttaaagcgactttgtcagtttgcaaacccaattttcttttccagcaatcttgaatccatctggctgagtcatatagatttcctcttccaaatcaccATGTAAAAACACGGTCTTCACATCAAActgaactagttcaagatcatattgcgcaaccaaggctagcaaaattcgaatagacgaatgcttcacaactggagaaaacacttcattgtagtctattccttctttctgagcgtaaccctttgttaccaatctagccttgtatcgaatttcatttttacTAGAAAATTATTCCTTCTTTACATATACCCATTTGtatccaattgccttctttcccttgggcagtgtcaccaactcccaggtcctatttttatgaaaaaactgcatttcttcattcatggcttgcttccactttacactATCAGGGTTACTTATTGCTTCTGTGTAAGTAGACGAAACATCATTATCTACAATTGGAAGTGTATAagccactatatcatcaaagcgagcaattgctggaccaaattttaccctcGTCTGCTTGCCCAGAACACAATGTTCACAGAATTCCAATTTGCAAGAATTTTCACCTTTCAACAAGCCTTACTTCGCCAAAGtctgcaaagctttttcaccagcATGTCCCAATCGTGTATGCCATAATTtggtagcctctgaatctacatcTTTCTCAGAAACTGTTGATGTTGATCTAATAActgtacttccatttaaaaagtacaaATTATTTCTTCTTGTGCTTTTCATCACCGTCAATTCTCGGGCTACTACctttagtaatccatctctcaaagtgattgtgagccctttagattctagggcccctaacaagatgagatttttcttcaggctaggtacgtagcgaacatctgtcaagacttggattgagccgtcgtgattcttcaattAGATTGTACCCACTTccattgtcttacaagcactatcattgcccataagaacaaCTCCACCTTCTAGCTttttaagactagaaaaccaaTCTTTATTAGGACACatctttaagactagaaaaccaatccttattaggacacatatggtaagtacatcctgaatccaaaatccactcatccgtATGACATGCCATTGtcatgccaaccaagctaaagtctgactcctcatcatgctctgctacacatgcattagaaatagccttgcccttttgtagcttaggacaattctttttctAATGCCCTTTCTCACGACAAAAGGTACATTCATCTTTGGCAGGTCTCCCTTTGGACTTTTCCCTTCTACCAAATTTGCTGCTGTGTGAACGACCTCTTACTGTTAAGACTTCTACAGTTGTATCtctgtgatctcttttatctttctttcgatTCTCATATCTATACAACGCACTACAGActgcatcaaatgtgatcgtgtccttcccatgaagTAATGTGatggtaagatgatcatattcatcaggaAGAGAATTCAACAACAACAATGCCTTGTCTTtatcttcaaatttctcatccaaatttagcaagtctgctaaaattttattgaatgagttcacatagtcattcatcGATATACCGGGAGCATATGTGAATCGAaaaagtttctttttcatataaagcctattttcaagactttttgttagaaacttttcttccagtgtatcccataacttcttcgctgatgtctccctcatgacagagtacttctgctctttggccaaacataggcaGATTGTACCACACGCAtgtctattgatcttggcccactccttgtcatccatcttgtcaggtttttcttcaagggctatatctagctcttgctgacataagacatccaggatctcacattgccacataccaaaattattggtaccatcaaatttctctacttcaaattttgcattggTCACAGTTTTCTTTGCTGATGACGATGCCTCTACcatttttctcctcaatcccaactaCTGTATACGTGAACAGTGTCGTATACGTGAATAGTACCATAAACGGTCGTATTCCCCGAGTACGaatctagctctgataccaattgttgcgcagaagcgtgtaaaagagtaaaatttttgtactaaaaaatcatactaagttcaattcccaagaaagagaggtggatcataaggatcacttaagtaccaggtctttcctagccagaatatccctctattgtaatttaatagcacaataaatcactacaattacactcacaaaatatgcaaaaataaataataaagaacaccagaattttaacgaggttcggcaaattttgcctacgtcctcgagcactaaaaaaaatatttcattccaaaaatacaagtgaaatttacaaatagggagagagaatAATACTTTAAGTAGAGAATAACAAATATGGGATGAAGAAAATGAGAAATGGtcaggcctatttatagttgaggttcaagggccAACTTGCAAAGTctctatacaattagggaccaaaatttcAAACCAAATTTCGGTGCCATAAATTCTCTTATTTTCGGTTTCAACTTTCTGACACCCATATCTTTGACTTTTCAATGATATAGGTAGCTTCTAATAGAATTTTTcttgaattttatatattttaaggtttttttttgtattttaaatatttttaagttttgattTTCAAATAACCCTACCCGTATGTCATTTTTTGAGACCGTGATTATATTATGGCCTGCGAATGATGTTATATACCCATCGTAATTATATCAGAGTTTACAAAAGAGGTTACCAAAATATATGAGATTATAGTAGGGAAGGTCAGTAATGTTATATTAAAGGTTATCAAGATTATGTTAAAGGTTAAACAACCATTTCAACTCTCCTTCATACAGAAGAAGCATCACTGTATCaacatctttcctttccatttaaTCTGATTTAACTTTTCAACAtttgtttgattttattttttggttcacaatctaattattttttcaattacAATGATTTCAGTGAGGATCAGTTTGATTCATACACAGGCGTTACAAGGAAACATTTGAAGTGTTGGAGTGTTGGTAActttttaatttcacatctcttgcacattattttatatatttaactttattaaattatataattttaatttaatgcaaaataatattacttaaaaacaatgatatattaatttaaatatttttcaaactcgtgtttatatatattatatacattgcATTATatagataatttaaaaataaagtttgaagttaccaaatatacaaataaGAAAAACTATTCCATACATTgtgctgaattttttttttttgaactccaCAAACAAGTTGAAGAATTTACAAAATTCCACAAATGCAATACCAAATAGTTACcatacaaataaacatattcACTTCACcgtcataaatttaaatataaaatcatcatcatcatcattatctaTATTTTTGCATAGCCTTATAgcttatataaaaattattattattattattattattattattattattattaacgaTAGCGGTAACATGGTTTAAACCCATGCCAAACAAATATTTGACAAGAGTTTTAACCATCAGTTAACCCATTCAAGTCAAGATATTATTATTTGTTGACAAAATATTCAATAGAAAAGAGAACAAGAAAGATGGCGTGGTGGTTTGATAGAGGTCAGTTCATCCAAATAAGCATGATAGGCTACCTAGGGAGCATCCATGACCAACTCTCCGATTCCACTTGGAGGCCTTAATGGTCAATAGTTAGCCTTCTTGATACCCTGCTACTCATCTGGCCCTTAGTCTCAAAAGAGAAGCTTAACCACCCATTTCCTTCTGATAAACATGGACCTCCTACTGCCATAGACATTTCACCGCTTGGTAGGTACTGTTGAAACACACTCGTTTTTTAGGTGTGAACACTTTCTTGAAGACTACTAGATTGCACTTAAGCATATCAACCTCATATTGATTGAATAAATAATAGAATGGATCCCACTATGCCCATCCTTTACTCATCTCATGGCGATGACCACTTATCCTATCAAGTCATACTAGTAGACAAGATGGCCTCCCCTATAAATGCCTTCATAACGATGAATAAGGGATTGACCTTTTTGAGCTAATACGCAACCTTGGAACACTTATCCTCCTCAACTTTTTTCCTATCTTTTTATCTTTTTTGACTCTCCGTCTTTTTAGATAAACCGACCTCTATGAAACAACCACACCCTCTTCCTTGTTTTCCTCCCTGTTGAACATTAtatcaacattattattattattattattattattattattattattattattattataaaatgtaATTTGTATTTTATGTTTATTGAATTTTATTTGTAGGGTGACCTTAACCCAGGTTAAACtcttaaattaaattacaaaatgtaacaaaaaaaaatgtatatGTATTATTTCATTAGTTGAAATTTTGGTCGACAGATTCAATTGTTCTGGTTTCAGATTTAAAGATGGAGCATTTTGTGTGAAGCAAGGAGAGTTCTTTTTTAAAACATTGCATATAATatatctttcatttctttttgtgGTTCACGTCAAAGTGTATATTTTCTACCATTTTGCTTAAGCTTATCAGATTTGTTATTTCAATTCAGATTAACGACAATGGCGGGAGAGTTCTTCTCGGGTGCTGCTTCTAATGCCGTAGGAACACTGATGGTTGACTATTTGGTGAAGCCAATAGAACGTCGTCTTCGCTACTTATTTCGTTTTCATAAGTTAATTGAAGACCTCCACCAACAGCAAAAAAATCTGAATAGAGAACAAACTCGGGTTGAAGAAGACGTTAAGGAGGCAAAATTGCAGATTCAAACTCAAGTGATTGAGGACTATGTAGATGAATGGCTGACAAATGTGGACAATGCCTTGAAAGATGTACAGAATTTGGACAGTAGAGTTGAAGAAAATAAGAGATGCTTCCGTTTGTGTCCTAATTGGTGCTGGCGATATCAGTTAGGCAAGGAGATAGAGAAGAAGACAGTGTATATCAGTAAACTTGTAGAAGACTCTCACTTTGAACGAATCGGCCATCGTGCGGAGCTTCCTGGCTTACAATTCTTCACATCTAAAGATATTTTGGCTTCCAAATCTTCAACTGCTGCATTCAACAAGATCATGGAAGCATTAAAGGACGATGAAGTTAACATGATCGGAGTGTGGGGGATGGGAGGGGTGGGCAAAACCACCTTAGTCAAAGAAGTCGGTAAAAAAACCAAAGAGTTGGGATGTTTTCGTAAAGTTATTGAAGTTGTTGTGTCCCAAAAATCAATCATTGAAAATATTCAAGATAAAATAGCAGATTTCTTGGACTTAAAGTTCGAGAAGAAAACTAAAGAAGGGATAGCAGGAGAATTATGGCTTCGATTGGAAAATGAAGAAAAGGTCCTCATAATCCTTGATGATATGTGGAATAAGGTCCACTTGAAAGACATAGGCATTCCGCTAAATGAAAATGGGAAGGGATGTAAAATCATTTTGACAACACGTCTCTTGAAAGTATGCGAATCTATGGAATGCCAAGTTTTTGTTCCAGTTGATGTTTTGGATGATGATGAAGCATGGACACTATTCAGAATGAAAGCTAATCTTAATGAAAGAGTTTCAAGGGATATTCTTGAGGAGGCTCAGAAAGTTGCAAAAGAATGCAAGGGTCTACCGGTAGCGATTGTAACGCTAGCAACGGCTCTAGAAAGTACAAAGACCCGTAAAGGATGGGAAGTGGCCCGCAAGAAACTTGAAAGCAGTAGGTTAGTGGAAATTGGTAACattggagaagaagaaaaaaatgccTACTTGTGTATTAAGATGAGTTACGAGCATTTGAAGAAAGAGACGAACCAGAAATGCTTCTTATTGTGTGCTTTATATCCAGAGGATCATTCAATTAATGTGGAAGATTTGGTGCGATATGCTTGGTGTTTGGAGTTATTTGGCAAGGCCGATTCAATTGAAGAAGTGAGGATTCAAGTTTTGGGAGCCATTGATTACCTCATTCTTCCTTGCTATTAAAAGATGGAGATGGAGATGGTGGAAGGTATGGTCCTTAAACTCTAGAGCTTATTCCTTTTGATTAGTTGAAATTGTTGTAGATTTAGGAGTAGAATTGTCTTTAGAAGTCCACCAGCTCAGCCAAACAAAAGCATCTTTAGACTCTCAATTGGTttgtttataaataatatatattttaaattttaagtttaaacttCATATACTCATATATCATGTGTGAAACTTCAAATTATATTATctaaataagtaattttattatttcaagttacactaaaattaatatttgaaagtAGAATTCACCTTAATATTAAattctcattaatttattttaatttcaaattaataaAAGTCCTCTATTGGagtatgttaataaaataaaattaaaatatagttCATTAACCTAAAATTACATCCtctaaacttttaattttatcataaaatttgTTAAAAGAAAGTTATTAAAATCTTAGAAAAgctattaatataaattataataaaatttttacttttaagAACATATTGACAAATATTATTAAACATTCAAGTTTGAACTTATGTGTTTTAGATATTAAAATtctattaaatgaaattattagtaaattttgcATACTTCATAAATgtcatataatatattaataagtttattaattttaaatataaataattataaattaatcaaattttatGTAGAATATATTAATGAAATGTATATCAAATACTTTaagtaataattttaaaaaatttggaTAATCTAATTTATtcataaaatatcaaatttaaaaggaataaataaaataaaataatttaaaattttttctaattacataaaatattaatgcttatttaaatattatttcaacatattttaatataaataaaattttaaaaatactttattgcattgaatttaataaaaatattgacaATTAAATTGATATGATAGTCATGTCGACAATTAATCATTGATAATGGatcaaatattaataaaacaagttttaaaattgatttttttaaaaaattcaaataaaaaatattttatgcaaatttatttaaatagtaaaaaattattttttcaaaaggTCGATCCATTTTTTTGGAAGTTATTGTAAGATAAACACAACCTAAAAGCAGGAATGATATATACATGGATAGACTACTCTTGCTAAGTTCACAAACTTAGCCAAACACGAGCAATTTTGGACTCTTCATCTCTTGAACTTGAAAAATATTGTTTGTTTATAAATATTGAATTTTGTCACTTCTATGTGagtgaatgaaaatattttattttaaaaatgtattataaatttattttaataaatgattaTTGGTGGAGGAGTGAgagaattttttataaatttattggtCATGTTTGATCCCAAAGATGTCATTCAATTGTTATACTTTCATTTTGAAGATTATATGGAAGTATAACAAGAAAAATTGCTCTTATACTACTATTAATTACCCATTAAAATATTAACAGATAAAAATATtcgaaatattttaataataaataaaacataaacccACAGGTTTATTTAAACTTTACATTCAGTAAATCTTACTTGTAAACATTGAAACTAAAAAGCAGtttttttttgtgatttaataatttatagcctttattttggtacttgaaattttttttccaatttggtACTTAAACTCGACATGTTTTCCCCCTAACTATACACCTAAACTTAGCACTTTTTCTGAATTTGGTACTTAATCTTTTTTGGGGTCTAATTTGATACTTTATTctttttcctaatttggtacTTAATCTTTCTTTTTTGTCTGATTTAGTACCTGAAGTTGTCAAGTATTATACAAAGTACTTCAATATACTAATAATGTTTTTTTATCAGGTAGCAAAAACAATCAATGTATGGTTGACATGTGACAAATGACatcgtaattatttttatattttaaatcttcATTTACTTTTAGTTTaactttttttattaatttaaaataatgaatttattttattttaaggttTTAGAACTCTTGTTTTCTTGttcaatattaatttattaagtaTAACTCAATGCATAACTTTTAACACAAATTTCCTCTAACAATATTTTTGCAGCTTAAGGGTAATTTGTATATCATTTAACAAGTTAGGGTGCCAAATTGAACCTAAAAAAAAGCGTAGATACCATATTAGAAAAAAAGTGTCATGTTTACATGCTAAACTGGACCAAAAAAATGCCTAGGTaccaaattaaaaattgtaaagttTAAATACCAAATTGGGCAAAAAAGATGTATGTAATAAATTACAAAAAAAGTATTAAAAAAATGTCAAGTACCAAATATTATATTAAGTCTAATTTATATAATGTAAAATTTGATTAAGATGTATACTATAGTTAAATTTGATAGTTTCCTCcactttttgttttattaaaaattttcttCCTATTGATCCTTTTTCTAGAACCTTTTACATTTTAATCTTCCAAAATtgtattataaaaaatattattcacTATATTCTCTTTTATTTTGGCTTGATTAGGTACGTTAAATTACATGACATAGTTCGTGATGTTGCTTTATGGATTGCATCAGAAGAAAAAAGTGATTTTATGATCAAATCTAGATTAGAGTTACTAAATAAAAACTCTGAATCTAGTAAAGCAATCTCATTATTGGACaatgaagaaaaaaaatttcCTGGTAAATTGATGCATTCAAAGCTAGAGATCCTATTGCTTAAGAACTGCGATATACAAGGTACATGTTTTCTAGCTATGAGAGAACTAAAGGTTTTAAATCTTACAGTTGCATATGATTCTGAGAGGATTATTTCCTTGTATGCTCTTACGTTCTTGCCAAAACTTCGTGCTCTGCATTTGGAGAATTTTAAGGACTTTTCGTTCCTTGGAAACCTTAAGACACTTGAGATTCTAAGTTTGCATGGTTGGAGATCTGAGAATTTGACAAATGAATTAGGGAGGTTGGAAAATCTAAAGATATTGGATCTAACCAAATGTATATTTTCCTTGAGCTTTCCCTCTAATGTCATTCGAAGGTTGTCTCAGCTAGAGGAGTTGTATCTACCAGAATTAGGAATTGAGATAAGTAGTGATACCTTTCTCGAGATAAATTTTTTAACCAGATTAACCAGTCTATCTCTTGGGATATCTTTTCTACATTTTCCACCAGACTTTGAATTTCCTAAATTGGAAAAATACAAAATATGCTTAAGTCGTGAAAGGGGCATTTTAAGCTTGATGTTAGACGGAGCAAGATCCTTGAAAATTGAGCAAGTGTTTCCTTACAATGAAGTTTCCCAATTACTTGGGAATTTAGAGTGTCTTCAAGTGTCAGATATCAAAGATGAGTATGTAAAATGcttaactaatagaacacaacaAAAGGTGCCGGTACCAATGATCTTACGAAGCCTAAAACAAGTGAGAATTGAACGCTGCAACACTATAAAAGTGGTATTTCAAATGGAGGAGGTGGAAGAGAATGAAGCTCCGTTCCTttcaaatttaaagattttacaTCTTAAAGGGTTGCCATATTTGAGTTGCATATGGGAATTGCCAACCCAACATGTAAGACTTGAAAGCTTAGTTGAATTGACTATAGAACGGTGCTCACGTTTGAAATCACTCTTTTCACTTTCTCTTGGTCAAAGTCTCATACTCTTAGAAAAACTTGACATAAGCTTCTGTGATGAATTGACGCAAATAGTGGCAGAACTGGAAGAAATTTCATCGACCATCAATTCTCATACATCTTTGTGCTTCCCAAAGTTAACCATGCTCAGAATATCTAATTGTGATGGTTTGGAGTATATTTTTCCAACGTCGCTGGCACCACAAGGGCTTCAGGGATTGACTCTTACGATAAGGGATTGCCCTCAACTAAAACAAGTGTTCAGAGTTGCCAAAGGCAATATGCTCCAACACCAGCAGTGCTTGATATCGTTATTGTCCTTTTCAGTGTCAGGATGCCCTCAATTAACTGATTCGGTTGTTCATTTAGAAGCTGAGAAAGTTTCCATTGAGGTGCATTGTTCTTTTTCTCCCTTTCTAATTACATTactgaattttatttatttatgattttacaGCAAAAGATATTTTAATCATACTAGAACTGGCACTGCCATGTGTGTGGaagtaaataatataaaaataataattattggtGTTTCAAAATATCAAtagttttttataaaaaaatttaggacATCAACAACGttgttaatatatattatttttcatttttttatagttttactGACTTTTCTTTTAGTAATAAAGTGCAATCAATCTCAGTTTTTTTCAAGTTCATTCTTTTAGCTTTCGCTAAAAGCAGAGTTAATCATATCCAGGTGCACAATTATAGGTTTATTTGTAATCAACAAATGtatttttcttaataaacaaATGAATTATTTTCTAGTTTCTTACTTAATAAAAACTaatgtaattttaatattaatttccatTTTCTATAGAATTAAGTTAATCAATGAAACCATGTAGATGGAACATTTTCATTAACATTTATGAGTTTGATTActttagattttaatttttaaggGTGAAAATTACATCATTTTTGACGTTTTCATTAAATGTACATTAGTACTAACCTTTGAGTTGTTTGCCCTTAGTTTAATTCTGCATTAATGGTATTTAGCGCCCTTGATTATTGATtgctaattaaattatttatgttCGCATGTAAATTATTGATTGCTAAttgatatataaaaaaaatgtgttttaattatgaatgatatatgtgaATTACAATTAGGCTGTTCGATTATCAGCATTCAAGGAATGGTTCAAAACTTCAAAACAGCTTAAAGTAAAAGCAATTAAGGATCATAATCTGGTTCCAGAAGCTAATGAAGATGGAC from Gossypium arboreum isolate Shixiya-1 chromosome 1, ASM2569848v2, whole genome shotgun sequence harbors:
- the LOC108481180 gene encoding disease resistance protein At4g27190-like — its product is MAGEFFSGAASNAVGTLMVDYLVKPIERRLRYLFRFHKLIEDLHQQQKNLNREQTRVEEDVKEAKLQIQTQVIEDYVDEWLTNVDNALKDVQNLDSRVEENKRCFRLCPNWCWRYQLGKEIEKKTVYISKLVEDSHFERIGHRAELPGLQFFTSKDILASKSSTAAFNKIMEALKDDEVNMIGVWGMGGVGKTTLVKEVGKKTKELGCFRKVIEVVVSQKSIIENIQDKIADFLDLKFEKKTKEGIAGELWLRLENEEKVLIILDDMWNKVHLKDIGIPLNENGKGCKIILTTRLLKVCESMECQVFVPVDVLDDDEAWTLFRMKANLNERVSRDILEEAQKVAKECKGLPVAIVTLATALESTKTRKGWEVARKKLESSRLVEIGNIGEEEKNAYLCIKMSYEHLKKETNQKCFLLCALYPEDHSINVEDLVRYAWCLELFGKADSIEEVRIQVLGAIDYLILPCY